In the genome of Lagopus muta isolate bLagMut1 chromosome 21, bLagMut1 primary, whole genome shotgun sequence, one region contains:
- the PANK4 gene encoding 4'-phosphopantetheine phosphatase, with product MHIRLHTDEAGRGAGLAFKMAERGGRGSGGHGSLDKSITLPPDEIFRNLENAKRFAIDIGGSLTKLAYYSTVQHKVARVRSFDHSGKDIENEPLYEISVQEEITARLHFIKFENNYIETCLDFIKDHLVNTETQVIKATGGGAYKFKDLIEKKLGLKVDKEDVMTCLIKGCNFLLRNIPHEVFAYQKDSDTEFRFQTNHPNIFPYLLVNIGSGVSIVKVESEDKFEWIGGSSIGGGTFWGLGALLTKTKKFDELLQLASKGQHTNVDMLVKDVYGGACQTLGLSGNLIASSFGKSTTADKEFSKEDMAKSLLHMISNDIGQLACLYAKLHNLDKIYFGGFFIRGHPVTMRTITFSINFFSKGEVQALFLRHEGYLGAIGAFLKGAEQDNPNQYSWGENYAGSSGLMSTSPDVYPMQRTRSGTFDMFEMDRLERPLVNLPLLKDPSTYIPDTVDLTDDAMARKYWLTCFEEALDGVAKRAAASQPDSVDAPERAEKFRQKYWNKLQTLRQQPFAYGTLTVRSLLDTREHCLNEFNFPDPYSKVKQKENGIALKCFQSVIESLDSLGWEERQFALVKGLLAGNVFDWGAKAVSDVLECEPQFGFEEAKSKLQERPWLEDSYSQWLERLKEGPPHKCALIFADNSGIDIILGVFPFVRELLSRGTEVILACNSGPALNDVTYSESLIVAERIAAMDPVIQSALKEEKLLLVQTGSSSPCLDLSRLDKGLAVLVRERKTDLVIIEGMGRAIHTNYYAALKCESLKLAVIKNSWLADRLGGKIFSVIFKYEVPCK from the exons ATGCACATACGTTTGCATACCGATGAGGCCGGGCGAGGAGCGGGGCTAGCGTTCAAAATGGCGGAGCGGGGAGGCAGAGGGAGCGGCGGGCACGGCAGTTTGGATAAGAGCATCACCCTCCCGCCTGATGAAATCTTCCGCAACCTGGAGAACGCCAAGCGCTTCGCCATCGACATCG GTGGCTCATTAACCAAGTTGGCTTATTATTCAACTGTGCAGCACAAAGTGGCAAGAGTGAGATCCTTTGATCATTCTGGAAAG gacaTAGAAAACGAACCTTTGTATGAAATATCAGTTCAGGAGGAGATAACAGCTCGCCTGCACTTCATCAAGTTTGAGAACAATTATATCGAAACTTGTCTAGATTTCATCAAAGACCATCTTGTCAATACAGAGACTCAAGTCATCAAAGCTACAGGTGGTGGTGCCTATAAATTTAAAGATCTTATTGAGAAGAAGTTGGGGTTGAA AGTAGATAAAGAAGATGTGATGACCTGCCTGATCAAAGGATGCAACTTTCTGCTGAGGAACATCCCCCATGAAGTGTTTGCATACCAGAAGGATTCAGACACAGAGTTCCGATTTCAGACAAATCACCCAAACATTTTCCCATACTTACTGGTGAACATTGGCTCTGGGGTTTCAATAGTGAAG GTAGAATCAGAAGACAAATTTGAATGGATAGGAGGGAGCTCAATTGGAGGTGGAACCTTCTGGGGTCTTGGAGCACTGCTCACTAAAACAAAG AAATTTGATGAATTGCTGCAACTTGCTTCCAAGGGACAGCACACAAATGTAGACATGCTGGTGAAAGATGTGTATGGAGGCGCCTGCCAGACCCTGGGGCTAAGTGGGAACCTGATAGCAAGCAGCTTTGGGAAATCCACTACAGCAGATAAAG AGTTCTCCAAAGAAGATATGGCAAAAAGTTTACTCCATATGATCAGCAATGACATTGGTCAGCTTGCCTGCCTCTATGCCAAACTCCATAACttagataaaatatattttggagGATTCTTTATTCGGGGTCACCCTGTTACCATGCGCACAATAACCTTCAGTATCAACTTCTTCTCAAAG GGAGAGGTTCAGGCATTGTTCCTGAGACATGAAGGCTACCTGGGAGCCATTGGGGCATTTTTAAAAGGAGCTGAACAAGACA aTCCAAATCAATATAGCTGGGGAGAGAATTATGCTGGGAGTTCTGGTCTTATGAGCACATCACCTGATGTCTACCCCATGCAGAGGACCCGGAGTGGTACA TTTGACATGTTTGAAATGGATAGGTTGGAGAGACCGCTGGTTAACCTGCCACTGCTGAAGGACCCATCAACCTATATTCCAGACACTGTTGACCTCACAGATGATGCCATGGCCAGAAAATACTGGCTCACTTGTTTTGAGGAGGCGTTGGATGGG GTAGCAAAGCgtgctgcagccagccagccagatTCTGTTGATGCACCTGAGAGAGCCGAAAAGTTCCGACAGAAGTACTGGAACAAGCTCCAGACACTCAGACAGCAGCCTTT TGCATATGGCACCTTAACAGTTAGAAGTCTTTTGGATACAAGGGAACACTGTTTAAACGAGTTCAATTTTCCGGATCCTTATTCGAAG gtaaagcagaaagaaaatggcatagccttaaaatgttttcaaagcgTAATCGAATCTTTGGATTCATTAGGCTGGGAGGAGAGGCAGTTTGCTCTGGTGAAAGGACTTCTTGCGGGGAATGTCTTTGACTGGGGAGCAAAAGCAGTCTCAGA CGTTCTGGAATGTGAGCCACAATTTGGATTTGAAGAAGCCAAGTCAAAACTGCAAG AACGTCCCTGGTTAGAAGATTCCTACAGTCAGTGGCTAGAGCGGCTGAAG GAGGGTCCCCCTCATAAATGTGCCTTAATTTTCGCAGATAACAGTGGAATAGACATAATTTTAGGCGTCTTTCCTTTTGTTAGAGAGCTTCTTTCTAGAGGAACAGAG GTTATATTGGCTTGTAACTCTGGCCCTGCTCTAAATGACGTCACCTACAGCGAATCCCTGATCGTTGCTGAACGGATAGCAGCAATGGATCCAGTTATTCA ATCTGCACTGAAGGAAGAGAAGCTGCTGTTGGTCCAGACGGGTTCAAGTTCTCCTTGTCTAGATCTGAG CCGCCTGGATAAAGGTCTGGCTGTGCTGGTCAGAGAACGGAAGACAGACTTGGTTATCATTGAAGGCATGGGTCGTGCCATCCACACCAATTACTACGCGGCTTTGAAGTGTGAGAGCCTCAAGCTTGCTGTTATCAAAAACTCCTGGCTTGCCGATCGCCTTGGAGGGAAAATATTCAGCGTCATTTTCAAGTATGAAGTGCCATGTAAATGA
- the LOC125703390 gene encoding transcription factor HES-5-like isoform X1, whose protein sequence is MAPSVVFLEPDNLLTPKERNKLRKPVVEKMRRDRINSSIEQLKVLLEKEFQRHQPNSKLEKADILEMTVSYLKQQSQLQMKTSGSFHKSSQFDFREGYSRCLQEAFHFLSLHKVRTETQTKLLSHFQKSQSTAPEVSFSPSKPSTLKQASPKEAGTLWRPW, encoded by the exons ATGGCTCCCAGCGTTGTTTTCCTGGAGCCCGACAACCTGCTGACGccaaaggagagaaacaaa CTCAGGAAGCCGGTGGTGGAGAAGATGCGCCGTGACCGGATTAACAGCAGCATTGAGCAGCTGaaggtgctgctggagaaggagtTCCAGAGACACCAACCCAACTCCAAGCTGGAGAAAGCTGACATCCTGGAGATGACTGTCAGCTACctgaagcagcagagccagctgcaaATGAAGA CTTCAGGATCCTTCCATAAAAGCTCTCAGTTTGACTTCAGAGAGGGTTATTCTCGGTGTTTGCAAGAGgctttccatttcctctctcTTCATAAAGTCCGAACTGAAACACAGACCAAGCTCCTCAGTCACTTCCAGAAGAGCCAATCCACTGCTCCAGAGGTTTCCTTTTCCCCCAGCAAGCCCAGCACCCTGAAGCAAGCATCACCAAAAGAGGCCGGTACTCTCTGGAGGCCCTGGTAG
- the LOC125703390 gene encoding transcription factor HES-5-like isoform X2, which translates to MPEDLEVETAEGSMCELRKPVVEKMRRDRINSSIEQLKVLLEKEFQRHQPNSKLEKADILEMTVSYLKQQSQLQMKTSGSFHKSSQFDFREGYSRCLQEAFHFLSLHKVRTETQTKLLSHFQKSQSTAPEVSFSPSKPSTLKQASPKEAGTLWRPW; encoded by the exons ATGCCTGAGGATCTAGAAGTGGAAACGGCGGAGGGAAGCATGTGTGAG CTCAGGAAGCCGGTGGTGGAGAAGATGCGCCGTGACCGGATTAACAGCAGCATTGAGCAGCTGaaggtgctgctggagaaggagtTCCAGAGACACCAACCCAACTCCAAGCTGGAGAAAGCTGACATCCTGGAGATGACTGTCAGCTACctgaagcagcagagccagctgcaaATGAAGA CTTCAGGATCCTTCCATAAAAGCTCTCAGTTTGACTTCAGAGAGGGTTATTCTCGGTGTTTGCAAGAGgctttccatttcctctctcTTCATAAAGTCCGAACTGAAACACAGACCAAGCTCCTCAGTCACTTCCAGAAGAGCCAATCCACTGCTCCAGAGGTTTCCTTTTCCCCCAGCAAGCCCAGCACCCTGAAGCAAGCATCACCAAAAGAGGCCGGTACTCTCTGGAGGCCCTGGTAG
- the LOC125703386 gene encoding probable glutamate receptor isoform X1, translating to MDKGLHFMFSVVTAVLLLRESSQTGAMRNDDAMIKANDLRGPEENLPALTVTTILEDPYVMVRSAELEGYCIDLLKALASMLHFSYKVKVVGDGKYGAISSNGNWTGMIGEILRQEADIAVAPLTVTSAREEVISFTTPFLQTGIGILLRKDTISQEMSFFHFLAPFSKETWTGLLFAYVLTCVCLFLVARLSPYEWNEPKNEENHFTFLNSLWFGAGALTLQGVTPRPKAFSVRVIAAIWWLFTIALLAAYIANFTALLSSGSEQLPIQTFEDLVKQRKLEFGTLDGSSTFYFFKNSKNPIHQMIYEYMDKRRDHVLVKTYQEAVQRVMESNYAFIGESISQDLAAARHCNLIRAPEVIGARGFGIATAQASPWTKKLSVAVLKLRESGDLDYLRNKWWESSCLHQSRDRWSPLQPQALGGLFLTLAIGLALGVIAAMVELSNKSRHAAGHVKKSCCSIFTEEMCTRLRIKENTRQTQETSGRANA from the exons ATGGACAAAGGACTTCACTTTATGTTCAGTGTGgttacagctgtgctgctcctgagaGAATCAAGCCAGACAG GAGCAATGAGGAATGATGATGCTATGATTAAG gCCAATGACTTGAGGGGACCAGAAGAGAACCTTCCAGCTTTGACTGTCACAACGATCTTG GAAGATCCTTATGTCATGGTGAGAAGTGCAGAACTGGAGGGATACTGCATTGATTTGCTGAAAGCACTTGCTTCAATGCTTCACTTCAGCTATAAGGTGAAGGTGGTGGGAGATGGGAAGTATGGAGCCATCTCTTCCAATGGGAACTGGACAGGAATGATTGGAGAGATTCTGAGACAG GAAGCAGACATAGCAGTGGCTCCCTTGACAGTCACATCAGCAAGGGAAGAGGTAATCTCCTTCACTACGCCATTCCTGCAGACTGGGATTGGAATCTTGCTTCGAAAGGACACCATCTCTCAGGAGATGTCTTTCTTCCACTTCCTGGCTCCTTTCAGTAAGGAGACCTGGACTGGCCTCCTATTTGCTTATGTGCTGACGTGTGTCTGCCTCTTCCTTGTTGCCAG GCTGAGCCCTTATGAATGGAATGAACCAAAGAATGAAGAGAATCACTTCACCTTTTTAAACAGCCTCTGGTTTGGAGCAGGAGCGCTCACATTGCAAG GTGTCACCCCTCGGCCCAAGGCGTTCTCTGTGCGGGTCATCGCTGCCATCTGGTGGCTCTTCACCATAGCTTTGCTGGCTGCTTACATCGCCAACTTCACCGCGCTGTTGAGCTCTGGCAGCGAGCAGCTCCCGATCCAGACTTTTGAAGATCTTGTGAAGCAAAGGAAGCTTGAGTTTGGGACACTGGATGGCTCCTCCACTTTCTACTTCTTTAAG AACTCCAAGAATCCCATCCATCAGATGATCTATGAATATATGGACAAGAGACGAGACCACGTTTTAGTCAAAACCTACCAGGAAGCAGTTCAACGTGTGATGGAATCCAATTATGCCTTCATTGGTGAATCCATCTCTCAAGACCTTGCAGCCGCCAGGCACTGCAATTTGATCAGAGCCCCTGAAGTTATTGGAGCCAGAGGATTTGGCATTGCCACTGCCCAGG CATCCCCGTGGACTAAGAAGCTGTCAGTTGCTGTCCTCAAACTGCGCGAATCGGGTGATCTTGACTATTTGCGTAACAAATGGTGGGAGTCCAGCTGCCTTCACCAGAGCAGAGACAGATGgagccccctgcagccccaggctcTGGGTGGGCTCTTTCTTACTCTTGCCATTGGCCTTGCATTAGGAGTGATTGCAGCTATGGTGGAGCTGTCAAATAAGAGCAGACATGCTGCTGGACATGTCAAG aaatcTTGTTGCTccattttcacagaagaaatgtgCACTCGTCTAcgtattaaagaaaatacaagacaaaCCCAGGAGACTTCAGGGAGGGCCAATGCTTAA
- the LOC125703386 gene encoding probable glutamate receptor isoform X2, with product MRNDDAMIKANDLRGPEENLPALTVTTILEDPYVMVRSAELEGYCIDLLKALASMLHFSYKVKVVGDGKYGAISSNGNWTGMIGEILRQEADIAVAPLTVTSAREEVISFTTPFLQTGIGILLRKDTISQEMSFFHFLAPFSKETWTGLLFAYVLTCVCLFLVARLSPYEWNEPKNEENHFTFLNSLWFGAGALTLQGVTPRPKAFSVRVIAAIWWLFTIALLAAYIANFTALLSSGSEQLPIQTFEDLVKQRKLEFGTLDGSSTFYFFKNSKNPIHQMIYEYMDKRRDHVLVKTYQEAVQRVMESNYAFIGESISQDLAAARHCNLIRAPEVIGARGFGIATAQASPWTKKLSVAVLKLRESGDLDYLRNKWWESSCLHQSRDRWSPLQPQALGGLFLTLAIGLALGVIAAMVELSNKSRHAAGHVKKSCCSIFTEEMCTRLRIKENTRQTQETSGRANA from the exons ATGAGGAATGATGATGCTATGATTAAG gCCAATGACTTGAGGGGACCAGAAGAGAACCTTCCAGCTTTGACTGTCACAACGATCTTG GAAGATCCTTATGTCATGGTGAGAAGTGCAGAACTGGAGGGATACTGCATTGATTTGCTGAAAGCACTTGCTTCAATGCTTCACTTCAGCTATAAGGTGAAGGTGGTGGGAGATGGGAAGTATGGAGCCATCTCTTCCAATGGGAACTGGACAGGAATGATTGGAGAGATTCTGAGACAG GAAGCAGACATAGCAGTGGCTCCCTTGACAGTCACATCAGCAAGGGAAGAGGTAATCTCCTTCACTACGCCATTCCTGCAGACTGGGATTGGAATCTTGCTTCGAAAGGACACCATCTCTCAGGAGATGTCTTTCTTCCACTTCCTGGCTCCTTTCAGTAAGGAGACCTGGACTGGCCTCCTATTTGCTTATGTGCTGACGTGTGTCTGCCTCTTCCTTGTTGCCAG GCTGAGCCCTTATGAATGGAATGAACCAAAGAATGAAGAGAATCACTTCACCTTTTTAAACAGCCTCTGGTTTGGAGCAGGAGCGCTCACATTGCAAG GTGTCACCCCTCGGCCCAAGGCGTTCTCTGTGCGGGTCATCGCTGCCATCTGGTGGCTCTTCACCATAGCTTTGCTGGCTGCTTACATCGCCAACTTCACCGCGCTGTTGAGCTCTGGCAGCGAGCAGCTCCCGATCCAGACTTTTGAAGATCTTGTGAAGCAAAGGAAGCTTGAGTTTGGGACACTGGATGGCTCCTCCACTTTCTACTTCTTTAAG AACTCCAAGAATCCCATCCATCAGATGATCTATGAATATATGGACAAGAGACGAGACCACGTTTTAGTCAAAACCTACCAGGAAGCAGTTCAACGTGTGATGGAATCCAATTATGCCTTCATTGGTGAATCCATCTCTCAAGACCTTGCAGCCGCCAGGCACTGCAATTTGATCAGAGCCCCTGAAGTTATTGGAGCCAGAGGATTTGGCATTGCCACTGCCCAGG CATCCCCGTGGACTAAGAAGCTGTCAGTTGCTGTCCTCAAACTGCGCGAATCGGGTGATCTTGACTATTTGCGTAACAAATGGTGGGAGTCCAGCTGCCTTCACCAGAGCAGAGACAGATGgagccccctgcagccccaggctcTGGGTGGGCTCTTTCTTACTCTTGCCATTGGCCTTGCATTAGGAGTGATTGCAGCTATGGTGGAGCTGTCAAATAAGAGCAGACATGCTGCTGGACATGTCAAG aaatcTTGTTGCTccattttcacagaagaaatgtgCACTCGTCTAcgtattaaagaaaatacaagacaaaCCCAGGAGACTTCAGGGAGGGCCAATGCTTAA
- the LOC125703389 gene encoding transcription factor HES-5-like: MLSTAAHVDRQHPGLTAPGMAPSNTLMIHMDEKLLPKEKNKLRKPVVEKMRRDRINSSIEQLKLLLEKEFQRHQPNSKLEKADVLEVAVSYLKQQSQLQEPAFIHKNPEQDFNSGYLRCLKEAMHFLSYYEPRKETQAQLLKHFCKAQMGADITRSPATRSAPRSPCVFARKQPAQKTAQKTAAAAHTIWRPW, encoded by the exons atgctcagcacagcagcccacGTGGACAGGCAGCACCCAGGGCTGACAGCACCTGGAATGGCTCCCAGTAACACTCTCATGATCCACATGGATGAGAAACTGCTGccaaaagagaagaataaa ctcagaaagccGGTGGTGGAGAAAATGCGCCGTGACCGGATTAACAGCAGCATTGAGCAGCTGAAGCTGCTCTTGGAGAAGGAGTTCCAGAGACACCAACCCAACTCCAAGCTGGAGAAAGCCGATGTCCTGGAGGTGGCCGTCAGCTACctgaagcagcagagccagctgcagGAGCCAG caTTCATTCACAAGAACCCAGAGCAGGACTTCAACAGCGGATACCTGCGGTGCCTAAAGGAAGCGATGCATTTTCTATCCTACTATGAACCCAGGAAGGAGACTCAGGCCCAGCTGCTCAAGCACTTCTGCAAAGCTCAGATGGGTGCAGACATCACACGCTCTCCTGCCACACGCAGTGCACCTCGCTCACCCTGTGTGTTTGCCAGAAAGCAGCCTGCCCAGAAAACTGCccagaaaactgcagcagcagctcataCCATCTGGAGACCCTGGTAG
- the LOC125703391 gene encoding transcription factor HES-5-like, producing the protein MAPSALSLEILTPKEKNRLRKPIVEKLRRDRINSSIEQLKVLLEKEFQRHQPNSKLEKADILEMTVSYLKYSRAFAASAKSLQQDYCEGYAWCLKEALQFLSLHSANTETQMKLICHFQRSQAMPKDSGSPSAPTSTHHPSAKQAPAKPSCNLWRPW; encoded by the exons ATGGCACCCAGCGCTCTCTCCCTGGAAATCCTGACACCcaaagagaagaacaga CTCAGAAAACCCATTGTAGAGAAACTGCGTCGCGATAGGATTAACAGCAGCATTGAGCAGCTGaaggtgctgctggagaaggagtTCCAGAGACACCAACCCAACTCCAAGCTGGAGAAAGCCGACATCCTGGAGATGACTGTCAGCTACCTGAAATACAGCCGAG CTTTTGCAGCATCTGCCAAAAGCCTACAGCAGGATTACTGCGAAGGGTATGCCTGGTGCCTCAAAGAAGCTCTGCAATTCCTCTCTCTCCATTCAGCAAACACAGAAACCCAGATGAAGCTGATCTGCCATTTCCAGAGGTCACAAGCAATGCCCAAGGACTCTGGTTCTCCTTCTGCACCCACTTCCACTCACCACCCCTCTGCAAAACAAGCACCAGCAAAGCCCTCCTGCAACCTCTGGAGGCCTTGGTAG